One Sodalis praecaptivus DNA segment encodes these proteins:
- a CDS encoding acyl-CoA dehydrogenase family protein: MSNPFGTSANAAVVISPLAEVTATSQRLKRELDALAVTSDQKSSYQAARAKLRDSGLLGLRVPREMGGAGGTQEHVIAVTRILARADAGIAQLLQPHYGFTDTIALLPSAQARHRLYQDVLNGERIANAASERGGKHSADFTTTLVPEGEGYRLNGRKYYATGSIGARWITVIGKGPHGGQTLAYVPTDAAGVTLQDDWNGLGQRGSSSGSLILDAVKVPKDYIIPLWDAAHRARAWHESGRLIHAAIDLGIAEGALDWGAHAVATDQRIPFESPYRLLAEDPVLQYQMGIVSARVRAVAALLTETSRLLDAVQQQDAASLSALQAALEATKALAADVSLSVSSEVFSWSGARAADRALRIDRYWRNARTHTLHDPVRLRYQELGRSLIADAAPTFSSTHQDPQP; encoded by the coding sequence ATGAGTAATCCATTCGGAACGTCTGCTAATGCAGCCGTGGTTATTTCCCCCCTTGCAGAAGTGACTGCAACCAGCCAGCGTTTGAAACGGGAGCTGGATGCGTTGGCGGTCACGTCCGATCAGAAAAGCAGCTACCAGGCAGCCCGCGCAAAATTGCGTGACTCCGGCCTGCTGGGCCTGCGGGTGCCGCGTGAAATGGGCGGTGCCGGCGGCACGCAGGAGCATGTCATCGCCGTGACGCGGATTTTAGCGCGCGCTGATGCCGGCATTGCACAGTTGCTCCAGCCCCATTATGGCTTTACCGACACTATCGCGCTTCTGCCCTCAGCCCAGGCGCGGCACAGGCTATATCAAGATGTGCTTAACGGCGAGCGTATTGCCAACGCGGCCAGTGAGCGCGGGGGTAAGCACTCGGCGGATTTCACCACGACCTTGGTGCCGGAAGGTGAGGGCTATCGCCTTAACGGGCGCAAATACTATGCGACGGGATCGATTGGCGCGCGCTGGATAACCGTGATTGGCAAAGGACCTCATGGCGGGCAGACGCTGGCCTATGTGCCTACCGATGCCGCCGGCGTGACGTTGCAGGATGACTGGAACGGCCTCGGTCAGCGCGGCAGCTCAAGCGGGTCGTTGATCCTGGACGCGGTAAAGGTCCCAAAGGATTACATTATTCCGCTATGGGACGCGGCGCATCGCGCTCGCGCCTGGCATGAGAGCGGGCGTCTTATCCATGCCGCTATCGATTTAGGCATTGCCGAAGGCGCCCTTGATTGGGGTGCGCACGCGGTGGCGACGGATCAGCGCATTCCGTTTGAGTCCCCGTACCGCTTACTGGCCGAAGACCCGGTGCTGCAATACCAAATGGGTATCGTCAGTGCCCGCGTACGGGCGGTGGCGGCACTGTTAACGGAAACGTCCCGATTACTCGATGCTGTGCAGCAACAGGACGCCGCGTCGCTGTCTGCGCTCCAGGCAGCCTTAGAGGCAACCAAAGCACTGGCGGCCGACGTCAGTCTCAGCGTGAGCAGTGAGGTGTTTTCCTGGAGCGGCGCCAGGGCCGCCGACCGGGCATTACGTATCGATCGCTATTGGCGCAATGCCCGTACCCATACGCTGCACGACCCGGTGCGATTGCGTTATCAGGAACTCGGCCGCAGCCTGATTGCCGACGCGGCCCCGACCTTTTCATCTACCCATCAGGATCCTCAACCATGA
- a CDS encoding NtaA/DmoA family FMN-dependent monooxygenase (This protein belongs to a clade of FMN-dependent monooxygenases, within a broader family of flavin-dependent oxidoreductases, the luciferase-like monooxygenase (LMM) family, some of whose members use coenzyme F420 rather than FMN.), which yields MSAPRSLIFNAFEMNGVGYYAQGSWSHPASERHRYKDLDYWVERARFLDEAGFTSLFFADVLGVYDVYRQSPAPAIEGAVDFPLNDPFMVIPAMLAASQKLSFVVTASTTYEHPFTFARRFATLDHLSKGRIGWNVVTSYLPNAARNYGLPDQLPHEARYARAEEFLAVFYKLLEGSWEDDAVLYDKAGKRYADAHKVHRIDHQGAYFSVQGPSLTEPSPQRTPVIFQAGASSRGLAFAARHAEVVFVNGMNPLALRANVDKLRAAAIEAGRAPEAIKVVTDLSTVIGRTREEAENKANQIRAAQSPEAQYAAFGGASGFDLARYHDDDTLSAEPHNFSRSESARFTSEKIRPDSVGAIKKRLVNLSPYAPTLVGTPDSIADDIEEIVRVTDVDGFNLHEFISPRDFSEFADWVLPVLSQRGLFTPARPDTTLRNRLFGVGDRLGAAHPATAYRGRFKHQK from the coding sequence ATGAGCGCGCCGCGGTCGTTGATTTTTAACGCCTTTGAAATGAACGGCGTCGGTTATTATGCGCAGGGCAGCTGGAGTCATCCCGCGTCTGAGCGTCATCGCTATAAAGATCTCGATTACTGGGTGGAACGCGCCCGTTTTCTGGATGAAGCCGGCTTTACCTCCTTATTTTTCGCCGATGTGCTGGGTGTTTATGACGTTTACCGCCAGTCGCCGGCCCCCGCCATAGAGGGCGCGGTGGACTTTCCGCTCAACGATCCCTTTATGGTGATCCCGGCTATGCTGGCCGCCAGCCAGAAACTGTCCTTCGTCGTCACCGCATCCACCACCTATGAACATCCGTTCACTTTCGCGCGGCGGTTCGCCACGCTGGATCACCTGTCCAAGGGTCGGATAGGCTGGAACGTGGTGACCTCGTATTTGCCTAATGCGGCGCGTAATTATGGTTTACCCGATCAGTTGCCTCACGAGGCGCGTTACGCCCGTGCGGAAGAGTTTCTCGCCGTGTTCTACAAGCTGCTGGAAGGGAGCTGGGAAGATGACGCGGTGTTGTACGACAAAGCCGGTAAGCGTTACGCCGATGCGCACAAAGTTCATCGTATCGATCATCAGGGGGCCTATTTCTCGGTACAGGGACCGTCGCTGACGGAACCCAGCCCGCAGCGCACGCCGGTTATCTTCCAGGCGGGCGCCTCCAGCCGCGGACTGGCTTTTGCCGCGCGCCATGCCGAGGTGGTGTTCGTCAATGGGATGAACCCGCTGGCCCTGCGCGCCAATGTGGATAAACTGCGCGCGGCGGCGATTGAGGCCGGGCGCGCGCCAGAGGCCATTAAAGTGGTGACCGATCTCTCAACGGTGATTGGCCGCACCCGGGAGGAAGCGGAAAACAAGGCCAACCAAATTCGTGCGGCGCAGTCGCCGGAAGCTCAATATGCCGCTTTCGGCGGCGCCAGCGGTTTTGATCTTGCCCGTTATCATGACGACGACACGCTCAGTGCTGAGCCGCATAACTTTTCCCGTTCCGAATCGGCGCGCTTCACCAGCGAGAAAATCCGTCCGGACAGCGTGGGGGCGATTAAAAAACGCCTGGTGAATCTTAGTCCCTATGCGCCGACGTTGGTCGGCACGCCGGACAGTATCGCTGATGATATTGAGGAGATTGTCCGCGTTACCGACGTGGACGGATTCAACCTGCATGAGTTCATAAGCCCCCGGGATTTCAGCGAATTTGCCGACTGGGTGCTACCGGTGTTGTCGCAACGC
- a CDS encoding MFS transporter yields the protein MNTRATRVRVTVALLLFFTVVINYLDRSSMSIAAPYIVRDLGLNNMQLGLLFSAFAWAYAPLQIPGGLLIDRLPSRQLYALAIILWSSAAALHSIAMTITGLFFLRLLLGACEVPAFPLNNRIITRWFPEKERASVVGFYTSGQYVGLAFLMPLLIMTQEIAGWRGMFLMIGLAGVIWGIVFFLLYRDPGDSRRVNQAELALIKQGGGEIEKKQQALPPLSLRNALRLLANRKLIGLFIGQACVTATSWFFLTWFPTYLVKYRHIDFIKVGFLATVPFLAAWIGVLLSGFFSDYLVRRGWSLGSARKLPIVVGLLLASTIIGANYVDSPAFIVTFLTIAFFGNGMAAITWSLVASIAPLQRIGLVGGVFNLCGTATGIVIPFGIGAVISDNNFTPGLILVGMMGIIGAFSFLFIVGKVERITLHDNATSALADDIADSYPPQR from the coding sequence ATGAACACACGCGCAACGCGGGTAAGAGTCACTGTCGCCTTATTATTATTTTTCACGGTGGTGATTAATTATCTCGACCGCAGTTCTATGTCTATTGCGGCCCCCTATATCGTTCGTGATCTTGGTCTGAATAATATGCAATTGGGTCTGCTTTTTTCCGCCTTCGCGTGGGCTTATGCGCCGCTGCAAATTCCCGGTGGCTTATTAATCGATCGCCTGCCATCACGTCAGTTGTACGCACTAGCGATTATATTGTGGTCCTCCGCCGCAGCATTGCACAGTATTGCGATGACCATCACCGGGCTTTTCTTTTTGCGTTTACTGCTAGGGGCGTGTGAAGTTCCCGCCTTTCCGCTCAATAATCGGATTATCACGCGCTGGTTTCCGGAAAAGGAGCGGGCCTCGGTCGTAGGATTTTATACGTCAGGGCAATATGTCGGCCTGGCGTTTCTGATGCCATTGTTGATTATGACGCAAGAAATTGCCGGCTGGCGCGGGATGTTTTTAATGATAGGGCTGGCCGGGGTGATATGGGGCATTGTGTTCTTCCTGTTATATCGCGATCCGGGCGACTCGCGACGCGTTAATCAGGCGGAGCTGGCGCTCATTAAACAGGGCGGCGGCGAAATTGAAAAAAAACAGCAGGCCCTCCCCCCCCTTTCCTTAAGAAATGCGTTGCGCTTGCTGGCAAATCGTAAACTTATCGGTCTGTTTATTGGTCAAGCCTGCGTGACGGCCACCTCTTGGTTCTTTTTAACCTGGTTCCCAACCTACTTGGTAAAATATCGTCATATTGATTTCATCAAAGTCGGTTTTCTGGCGACCGTTCCCTTTCTTGCCGCCTGGATTGGCGTCCTGTTGTCCGGTTTTTTCTCCGATTACCTGGTGCGGCGCGGCTGGTCACTCGGTTCAGCGCGCAAGCTGCCTATCGTCGTGGGGCTGCTGCTGGCCTCTACCATCATTGGCGCAAATTATGTCGACAGCCCGGCGTTCATCGTGACCTTTCTGACCATCGCTTTTTTCGGCAACGGCATGGCGGCGATTACCTGGTCGCTGGTCGCCAGCATTGCGCCACTGCAACGCATTGGATTGGTTGGCGGTGTTTTCAATTTATGCGGCACGGCGACCGGCATAGTGATCCCCTTCGGCATCGGGGCGGTGATATCGGATAACAACTTCACGCCAGGCTTAATTCTGGTTGGCATGATGGGCATTATTGGCGCATTTTCCTTTTTGTTCATTGTCGGTAAAGTTGAAAGAATAACCTTGCACGATAACGCCACTTCCGCGCTGGCTGACGACATCGCTGACTCTTATCCACCGCAGCGATAA